A single region of the Gemmatimonadota bacterium genome encodes:
- a CDS encoding gluconate 2-dehydrogenase subunit 3 family protein has translation MTELPVRTNPEDAPGGKRTDEAESACSAPNAVDRRHAIKIMALAAATPGLASCTVDGGNGSEGGGDPVTDGGDVVADTPNPASNPKARGDAWDPDLIDPVIPWDLELEDDELASLAVLCDLILPADERSPSASSLGAHDFINEWVSAPYEGNGDDLVLVRGGLRWLDRESTRRFGDPSRPGSGPRFRDLPIERRTAICDDICYAETAPPGFEFAARFFDRVRFLASTAFWTTPEGMDDLQYVGNVPIPTWDPPPDEVLRHIGLLP, from the coding sequence ATGACCGAGCTTCCGGTCAGAACGAACCCCGAGGACGCCCCGGGAGGCAAGCGCACCGACGAGGCCGAATCCGCCTGCTCGGCTCCGAACGCGGTGGATCGCCGTCACGCCATCAAGATCATGGCCCTCGCGGCCGCGACCCCAGGTCTTGCGAGCTGCACCGTGGACGGCGGCAACGGAAGCGAAGGCGGAGGCGATCCCGTCACGGACGGAGGAGACGTCGTCGCCGATACCCCGAACCCGGCGTCCAACCCGAAGGCGCGGGGAGACGCCTGGGACCCCGACCTGATCGACCCGGTCATCCCTTGGGATCTCGAGCTCGAGGACGACGAACTCGCCTCGCTCGCGGTTCTCTGCGACCTCATCCTGCCCGCCGATGAACGCTCGCCCTCGGCGAGCTCGCTCGGCGCGCACGACTTCATCAACGAGTGGGTCTCCGCGCCCTACGAGGGGAACGGCGACGATCTCGTCCTGGTCCGCGGCGGGCTGCGCTGGCTCGATCGCGAATCGACGCGCAGATTCGGCGACCCCTCCCGCCCCGGCTCGGGACCGCGCTTCCGCGATCTCCCGATCGAGCGACGGACCGCCATCTGCGACGACATCTGCTACGCGGAGACCGCCCCGCCCGGCTTCGAATTCGCGGCCCGCTTCTTCGACCGGGTCCGCTTCCTCGCCTCGACAGCCTTCTGGACCACTCCGGAAGGGATGGACGATCTCCAATACGTGGGCAACGTGCCCATCCCGACCTGGGATCCGCCCCCGGACGAGGTCCTGCGTCACATCGGACTGCTCCCATGA
- a CDS encoding MFS transporter: protein MNLSSPASPAPDAARLFRGSCVALISTSVAFVTVSAIMFELTREFGLSVGTVGWIGGAAIWGFALSQVVFAPLADKWGMRTLLRMAFVGHILGTLVMISAVWFAGAPTLPLFVGALFLAMANGLVEAACNPLVAALYPDDKTVRLNRFHVWFPGGIVLGGLAAYGIDQLGAFDQTWHVKLALILVPTFVYGHLLWREPFPATEGVRSGISMGEMFKATFTSPLMWVLLVAMAMTASVELGPGRWIPAFLEAGGMEGILVLVWINGLMAVLRSTAGTFVRRLSPTGVLLASAALSGLGLLALSRFTDTFAVFFAATVFAFGVCYFWPTMLGVVSERVPRSGALGLGLMGTVGMAVVGLVTTPQMGRVSDQVGHDELPVVETASLLGEVETVFAGRANADPAVAAADGVLDEYRSSGELPPVETAQALRVVINVGGTATGDDAGSLVELSDRAGALLGPAEAVGGRAAFLFLLPLCGALVLIFGGLYLRDRAAGGYRREKLEAA from the coding sequence ATGAACCTTTCCTCCCCCGCCTCGCCCGCCCCCGACGCCGCCCGTCTATTTAGAGGAAGCTGCGTAGCCCTCATCTCCACCTCGGTGGCGTTCGTGACTGTCAGCGCGATCATGTTCGAGCTCACCCGGGAATTCGGGCTGTCGGTCGGAACCGTCGGCTGGATAGGCGGCGCGGCGATCTGGGGCTTCGCGCTCTCGCAGGTGGTCTTCGCTCCGCTCGCGGACAAGTGGGGGATGCGCACCCTCCTGCGCATGGCCTTCGTCGGCCACATTCTGGGCACGCTCGTCATGATCTCGGCGGTCTGGTTCGCCGGTGCGCCCACTCTGCCGCTCTTCGTCGGCGCGCTCTTTCTCGCGATGGCGAACGGCCTTGTGGAGGCGGCCTGCAATCCCCTCGTGGCCGCACTCTATCCCGACGACAAGACGGTCAGGCTCAATCGATTCCACGTCTGGTTCCCCGGCGGCATCGTGCTGGGCGGCCTGGCGGCCTACGGCATCGATCAGCTCGGAGCCTTCGACCAGACCTGGCACGTCAAGCTCGCCCTGATCCTCGTCCCGACCTTCGTCTACGGCCACCTGCTCTGGCGAGAGCCCTTCCCCGCCACCGAGGGCGTGCGTTCCGGGATCTCGATGGGAGAGATGTTCAAGGCGACCTTCACCTCCCCGCTAATGTGGGTGCTGCTGGTCGCGATGGCGATGACCGCGTCGGTGGAACTGGGGCCGGGCCGGTGGATTCCGGCGTTCCTGGAGGCGGGCGGCATGGAGGGGATCCTGGTTCTGGTCTGGATCAACGGTCTCATGGCCGTTCTTCGCTCGACCGCGGGCACGTTCGTCCGTCGACTCTCGCCTACCGGGGTGCTGCTCGCGTCGGCGGCGCTCTCCGGTCTGGGTCTGCTCGCGCTCAGCCGGTTCACCGACACCTTCGCCGTCTTCTTCGCGGCGACCGTCTTCGCGTTCGGCGTCTGCTACTTCTGGCCCACCATGCTTGGTGTGGTCTCCGAGCGGGTGCCCCGGAGCGGTGCCCTGGGGCTGGGGCTCATGGGCACCGTGGGGATGGCGGTGGTCGGGCTGGTGACCACGCCTCAGATGGGACGCGTGTCCGACCAGGTGGGCCACGACGAGCTTCCGGTGGTCGAAACGGCGTCGTTGCTCGGTGAGGTCGAGACGGTGTTCGCGGGCCGGGCCAACGCCGATCCGGCGGTCGCGGCGGCTGACGGCGTGCTGGACGAGTACCGGAGTTCGGGCGAACTCCCGCCGGTGGAGACCGCCCAGGCCCTGCGAGTCGTCATCAATGTCGGCGGGACCGCGACCGGCGACGACGCCGGCTCGTTGGTCGAGCTTTCGGATCGGGCCGGAGCGTTGCTCGGGCCGGCCGAGGCTGTGGGAGGTCGGGCCGCATTTCTCTTCCTGCTGCCGCTCTGCGGGGCGCTCGTGCTGATCTTCGGCGGTCTCTACCTGCGCGATCGGGCCGCAGGCGGCTATCGACGAGAAAAGCTCGAGGCCGCATAG
- a CDS encoding Gfo/Idh/MocA family oxidoreductase: MVGGGPGAFIGSVHRMALALDGGFELAAGAFSASSERSRAAGAELGLARERTYASFTEMAEAEAGSDSERRIDLAVIVTPNHLHTAAAAAFLERGVAVACDKPLATRLEDAEKLVKLAAGRRRYGDPAPDPTSPGARSLPLGMVTYNYSGYPMVKEARALVRTGRIGEVRKVIVEYVQGWLANLLEAPENAGEPGFKQAEWRSDPTRGGPSPVLGDIGTHAHHLLRYVTGLEPERIFAKLSAQVPGRLVHDDATVLLELAGGATGLLHASQVATGERNHLRIRVYGSEGGIDWRQETPEELRLLKPDGSTTVLHRAAGATSPAAGRASRLPGGHPEGFIEGFANLYAAFGADLRRDRTAPENSSPDERRSDEETDYPTFEDGAAGVRFVEQAVESAESGNWVDAGAVFPDGPTDRSPDTSRDSP; encoded by the coding sequence ATGGTGGGAGGCGGTCCCGGAGCTTTCATCGGGAGCGTTCACCGGATGGCGCTCGCCCTCGACGGCGGCTTCGAGCTGGCCGCCGGAGCGTTTTCCGCCTCTTCCGAACGTTCGAGGGCAGCTGGCGCCGAGCTCGGTCTCGCAAGGGAACGGACCTACGCGAGCTTCACCGAGATGGCGGAGGCGGAAGCCGGGTCCGACTCCGAACGGCGCATCGACCTTGCGGTGATCGTAACCCCGAATCACCTCCACACCGCCGCAGCGGCCGCGTTCCTGGAGCGGGGCGTCGCGGTCGCCTGCGACAAGCCGCTCGCCACCCGACTCGAGGACGCGGAGAAGCTCGTGAAGCTGGCGGCGGGCAGGCGACGGTACGGAGATCCCGCACCTGATCCGACCTCACCAGGTGCACGTTCGCTTCCTCTCGGGATGGTCACGTACAACTACTCCGGTTATCCGATGGTGAAGGAGGCTCGCGCGCTCGTCCGCACCGGGCGGATCGGCGAGGTGCGCAAGGTGATCGTCGAGTACGTCCAGGGTTGGCTCGCCAACCTGCTCGAGGCACCCGAAAACGCCGGCGAGCCCGGGTTCAAGCAGGCCGAATGGCGCTCAGACCCCACGCGCGGCGGCCCTTCGCCCGTGCTCGGGGACATCGGCACGCACGCCCATCACCTGCTCCGCTACGTCACCGGCCTCGAACCCGAACGGATCTTCGCCAAGCTGAGCGCGCAGGTGCCCGGCCGGCTGGTGCACGACGACGCCACCGTTCTCCTCGAACTCGCGGGCGGAGCTACCGGCCTGCTCCACGCTTCCCAGGTGGCCACCGGTGAACGCAATCACCTGCGGATCCGCGTCTACGGGAGCGAGGGCGGGATCGACTGGCGCCAGGAGACCCCCGAAGAGCTGCGCCTGCTGAAGCCGGACGGGTCGACGACCGTGCTTCACCGGGCCGCCGGCGCTACCTCCCCGGCAGCGGGACGGGCCTCGCGGCTGCCCGGCGGACATCCCGAGGGTTTCATCGAGGGTTTCGCCAACCTTTACGCGGCGTTCGGCGCAGACCTGCGGCGTGACCGCACGGCACCGGAGAACTCGTCACCAGACGAGCGCCGGTCCGACGAAGAGACCGACTATCCCACCTTCGAGGACGGCGCGGCCGGAGTGCGCTTCGTGGAGCAAGCCGTGGAGAGCGCCGAGAGCGGCAATTGGGTGGACGCGGGGGCCGTTTTCCCGGACGGACCGACGGACAGGTCGCCGGACACCAGCAGGGATTCGCCGTAA
- a CDS encoding sugar phosphate isomerase/epimerase, producing MSNRPRSRRPVTLFTGQWADLSLAKLAPMAASWGFDGLELACWGDHVDVERAAADSDYCEEKRDLLRSCGLGLWAIGNHLVGQAVCDPLDDRHRSILPPRVWGGGDPSGVRDRAIREMKLTARAAANLGVKVVTGFTGSPIWHLLYSFPPVPGATIEEGFREFARLWRPILDEFEECDVAFALEVHPTEIAFDSVTAARALDHLDHHAAFRFNFDPSHLAYQGVDPADFVLRFGDRISHVHVKDVWWSDAPGKSGVFGGHLPFGHRDRHWDFRSPGRGKVDFEEIFRALHRVGYEGPLSVEWEDSLMDREHGAAEALRFVRDLDFPGSDVAFDDAFSG from the coding sequence ATGTCCAATCGACCCCGCTCCCGCCGCCCCGTCACCCTTTTCACAGGTCAGTGGGCCGACCTGTCGCTCGCCAAGCTGGCGCCGATGGCCGCATCATGGGGATTCGACGGACTCGAACTCGCCTGCTGGGGAGACCATGTGGATGTCGAGCGCGCCGCTGCGGATTCCGACTACTGCGAGGAGAAGCGCGACCTGCTCCGGTCCTGCGGCCTCGGGCTGTGGGCCATCGGGAATCACCTGGTCGGACAGGCCGTATGCGATCCGTTGGACGACCGCCACCGCAGCATCCTCCCGCCCCGGGTCTGGGGCGGCGGCGATCCTAGCGGCGTGCGCGACCGCGCGATCCGAGAAATGAAGCTCACCGCCCGGGCCGCCGCCAACCTGGGTGTGAAGGTGGTCACCGGATTCACGGGCTCCCCGATCTGGCACCTCCTCTACTCCTTTCCGCCGGTTCCCGGCGCCACGATCGAGGAAGGCTTCCGGGAGTTCGCCCGTCTGTGGCGGCCCATCCTCGACGAGTTCGAGGAGTGCGATGTCGCCTTTGCGCTGGAAGTGCATCCGACCGAGATCGCATTCGACTCGGTCACCGCCGCAAGAGCTCTCGATCACCTCGACCACCACGCGGCCTTCCGTTTCAACTTCGACCCGAGTCATCTCGCCTACCAGGGCGTGGACCCTGCCGATTTCGTCCTCCGCTTCGGCGATCGGATCAGCCACGTGCATGTGAAGGACGTCTGGTGGTCGGACGCTCCCGGCAAGAGCGGGGTCTTCGGCGGCCACCTTCCCTTCGGCCATCGTGATCGCCACTGGGACTTCCGTTCGCCGGGCCGAGGCAAGGTCGACTTCGAGGAGATTTTCCGCGCCCTTCACCGGGTCGGTTACGAGGGACCGCTTTCCGTCGAGTGGGAGGACTCCCTCATGGACAGGGAGCACGGCGCCGCCGAGGCGCTTCGCTTCGTGCGCGACCTCGATTTTCCGGGGTCCGACGTGGCTTTCGACGACGCCTTCAGCGGTTAG
- a CDS encoding multicopper oxidase family protein has product MFPEARPSELVSLADGDTIAISVSLVRRTLAGHEMIMYGYNGQYPGPLIRAPKGATVVARVTNEIELPTTIHWHGVRLENRFDGVPGTTQEAILPGESFTYEVHVPDAGIFWYHPHVREDVQQDLGLFGNLLVDHPDPDHYGPADREELLVLDDILMDAQGPIPWGLGAPTHALMGRFGNVFMVNGETESRLTATQGEVVRFYVTNVANSRTFNVTFGGNPVKLVASDVGRFEREQRVGSVVVAPAERYVVDVRFDIPGETAIANTIQAINHFRGEFYPRIDTLVRVQVNPAETVTQAGAAFDVLRVHSDVIREIEEFSQHFDREPDHELEATVRVRGLHPSIVLSMEADTIYFPPIEWNDGMPMMNWLASGNEVEWILRDRRTGAENEEIDWRFRVGDVVKVRVFNSPDSFHPMNHPIHIHGQRFLVLEMDGARSENLVWKDTAIVPVGSTADFLVEMSNPGEWMAHCHIAEHLSAGMMFSFTVER; this is encoded by the coding sequence ATGTTCCCGGAAGCACGGCCTTCCGAGCTCGTCTCGCTCGCCGACGGAGACACGATCGCGATCTCGGTCTCGCTCGTGCGTCGGACGCTCGCGGGCCATGAGATGATCATGTACGGCTACAACGGTCAATATCCCGGTCCTCTGATCCGTGCGCCGAAGGGTGCGACCGTCGTGGCTCGGGTAACTAACGAGATCGAGCTTCCCACCACCATCCATTGGCACGGCGTCCGCCTGGAGAACCGTTTCGACGGCGTTCCCGGCACCACCCAGGAAGCCATTCTCCCCGGCGAGAGCTTCACCTACGAGGTGCACGTGCCCGATGCGGGCATCTTCTGGTACCACCCTCACGTCCGGGAAGACGTGCAGCAGGACCTCGGGCTCTTCGGGAATCTCCTGGTCGACCACCCTGATCCGGACCACTACGGTCCCGCCGACCGCGAGGAACTCCTCGTACTCGACGACATTCTCATGGACGCGCAGGGACCGATTCCGTGGGGGCTCGGCGCGCCGACCCATGCCCTGATGGGACGTTTCGGCAACGTGTTCATGGTGAACGGTGAGACCGAGAGCAGGTTGACGGCGACTCAGGGAGAGGTGGTGCGCTTCTACGTCACCAACGTCGCCAATTCACGCACGTTCAACGTGACCTTCGGAGGGAATCCCGTGAAGCTCGTCGCCTCCGACGTCGGACGCTTCGAGCGCGAGCAGCGGGTGGGCTCGGTGGTCGTCGCGCCCGCGGAGCGTTACGTGGTCGATGTGCGTTTCGATATTCCCGGCGAGACCGCGATCGCCAACACCATCCAGGCGATCAACCACTTTCGGGGGGAGTTCTATCCCCGGATCGACACCCTCGTCCGCGTGCAGGTGAACCCGGCGGAAACCGTTACGCAGGCCGGAGCCGCCTTCGATGTTCTGCGCGTCCATTCCGACGTGATCCGGGAGATCGAAGAGTTCAGCCAACATTTCGACCGCGAGCCGGACCACGAGCTCGAGGCCACGGTCCGCGTCAGGGGGCTCCACCCGTCGATCGTCCTTTCCATGGAGGCGGACACCATCTACTTCCCGCCCATCGAATGGAACGACGGTATGCCGATGATGAACTGGCTCGCGAGCGGAAACGAGGTCGAGTGGATCCTCCGGGACAGACGCACGGGGGCGGAGAACGAGGAGATCGACTGGCGTTTCCGCGTGGGAGACGTCGTCAAGGTGCGCGTCTTCAACTCGCCGGACTCGTTCCACCCGATGAATCATCCGATCCACATTCACGGACAACGCTTTCTGGTGCTGGAGATGGACGGCGCGCGCAGCGAGAATCTGGTTTGGAAGGACACTGCGATAGTGCCTGTGGGCAGCACCGCCGACTTTCTGGTCGAGATGTCGAATCCCGGTGAGTGGATGGCCCACTGCCACATCGCCGAACACCTGAGCGCCGGCATGATGTTCTCGTTCACGGTCGAGCGTTAG
- a CDS encoding DNA cytosine methyltransferase has translation MRVHVYEAGRDVESGGVDHSQGRSAGEEAKRRDLVPDDAEVGSERRIAGAVQNHSAADDQVELLRSCRSGPGTDRERSEKRAADTHCDRGDDPPHRRRRLYRGQEDHAEYLTFRLRDASGRGYVGSSRFKDEGGNPSEAPSNELPLSVRDSSRSITPATGSTDFGALGYRMHARVLKAPDYGLPQRRERAFLVCLPTELRTFDYPSSRTARDHPRGGSRGSAARASGSPRHGSHAAHGWRLAHGPDGPQYAHASRFGKRSAQHRRLYARRRHGAGDVPGSTAFRARLARRRRHDRDLGLARASDARGP, from the coding sequence ATGCGAGTGCATGTCTATGAAGCCGGGCGCGACGTGGAGTCCGGAGGCGTCGATCACTCGCAGGGCCGAAGCGCCGGGGAGGAGGCGAAGCGCCGCGATCTCGTCCCCGATGACGCCGAGGTCGGCTCGGAACGCCGGATTGCCGGTGCCGTCCAGAACCATTCCGCCGCGGATGACCAGGTCGAACTCCTGCGTTCCTGCCGGAGCGGGCCGGGCACCGATCGAGAGCGCAGCGAGAAGCGCGCAGCCGATACGCATTGCGACCGGGGCGACGACCCGCCGCACCGTCGTCGCAGGCTTTACCGAGGACAAGAGGACCATGCCGAATACTTGACGTTCCGGCTGCGTGACGCAAGCGGGAGGGGTTATGTTGGTTCGAGTCGATTCAAGGACGAAGGAGGGAACCCATCCGAAGCCCCGTCGAACGAGCTTCCGCTCTCGGTCAGAGACAGCTCCCGCTCGATAACGCCGGCAACCGGCTCGACCGATTTCGGAGCGCTCGGCTACCGCATGCATGCGAGGGTCCTGAAAGCTCCTGACTATGGTCTGCCTCAACGCCGCGAACGAGCGTTTCTCGTGTGCCTGCCCACGGAACTCCGCACCTTCGACTACCCTAGCAGTAGGACTGCTCGCGACCATCCTCGCGGCGGCAGTCGCGGCAGCGCCGCTCGCGCCTCAGGCTCACCACGACATGGTTCGCATGCAGCCCATGGGTGGCGGCTGGCGCATGGTCCCGATGGACCCCAATATGCCCATGCTTCCCGGTTTGGCAAGCGCTCTGCCCAGCACCGCCGCCTTTATGCCCGGAGGCGGCATGGAGCCGGGGATGTTCCCGGAAGCACGGCCTTCCGAGCTCGTCTCGCTCGCCGACGGAGACACGATCGCGATCTCGGTCTCGCTCGTGCGTCGGACGCTCGCGGGCCATGA
- a CDS encoding amidohydrolase family protein, with the protein MIDASGLHVAPGFIDMHSHADRFFADTILAGRQARNLVMQGITTSVFGPDGRNRAWPISAEAELFRTPGVATNVVPMVGHGHVRGLVMGADYERPATPGEVERMAALVRSGMEDGAWGLGAGPEYRPGRFSTREELIALAKVVADYDGFYYAHQRSQSPLPLWQLPSIVEEQPLTGTDGMRETIEIGRATGIRVVGTHIKAKGTDTWGHSSTDILLIREARRAGVQVYLDQYPYETFGGGPVGVIPAWGYAKPGTDRTGGNDSPLWRDDSIMADPLGNLRANLADPELRRELEIDTDYTLRLQGGAERHIVVVAPDFPEAVGRTLVELAEEAGRTPFEQLVHFALEAGEDAPRGGARFRPVAGHATDVAAYMRQEYTATSTDGFVSLATSPGQHPRSYGAFPRKIGHYARDLGVISLPFAVRSSTGLPAQIIGLRDRGHVRVGQKADLVVFDYETISGPATILRPDLPPTGVEYVLVNGEFTVDGGETTGALPGRVLDRRER; encoded by the coding sequence GTGATCGACGCCTCCGGACTCCACGTCGCGCCCGGCTTCATAGACATGCACTCGCATGCCGACCGGTTCTTCGCCGACACCATCCTTGCCGGCCGCCAGGCCCGCAACCTCGTCATGCAGGGCATCACCACCTCGGTGTTCGGCCCCGACGGCAGGAACCGGGCGTGGCCGATCTCGGCCGAAGCCGAGCTCTTCCGCACTCCCGGCGTCGCCACCAACGTCGTGCCCATGGTCGGCCACGGTCATGTGCGCGGACTGGTCATGGGCGCGGACTACGAACGTCCTGCCACTCCGGGAGAGGTCGAACGCATGGCGGCGCTCGTCAGGTCGGGGATGGAGGACGGCGCATGGGGGCTGGGCGCCGGGCCGGAGTACCGTCCGGGAAGGTTCAGCACGCGGGAGGAGCTCATCGCCCTCGCCAAGGTCGTCGCCGACTACGACGGCTTCTACTACGCCCACCAGCGGAGCCAGTCTCCGCTCCCACTCTGGCAGCTTCCTTCCATCGTGGAGGAGCAGCCGCTCACAGGCACCGACGGCATGCGCGAGACCATTGAAATCGGTCGGGCCACCGGGATCAGGGTGGTGGGCACGCACATCAAGGCCAAGGGCACCGACACCTGGGGACACTCCTCCACCGACATCCTCCTCATCCGGGAGGCTCGCCGGGCCGGAGTCCAAGTCTACCTCGACCAGTACCCCTACGAGACCTTCGGCGGAGGACCGGTCGGGGTGATTCCGGCCTGGGGCTACGCCAAGCCGGGCACCGATCGCACCGGCGGCAACGACTCTCCCCTCTGGCGAGACGACAGCATAATGGCGGACCCTCTCGGCAACCTGCGGGCCAACCTCGCCGACCCCGAGCTCCGTCGCGAGCTGGAGATCGACACCGATTACACGCTTCGACTCCAGGGCGGGGCCGAAAGGCACATCGTGGTCGTCGCCCCCGATTTCCCCGAGGCCGTCGGGCGCACCCTCGTGGAGCTGGCGGAGGAGGCCGGTCGCACACCCTTCGAACAGCTCGTCCACTTCGCGCTCGAGGCCGGTGAGGACGCTCCGAGGGGCGGCGCGCGCTTCCGCCCGGTCGCTGGACACGCCACCGACGTGGCGGCCTACATGCGGCAGGAGTACACCGCTACCTCGACCGACGGCTTCGTCTCGCTCGCGACGAGTCCCGGCCAGCACCCTCGCAGCTACGGCGCCTTCCCGCGCAAGATCGGCCACTACGCTCGCGATCTGGGGGTGATCTCGCTCCCGTTCGCTGTCCGGTCCTCCACCGGGCTTCCCGCCCAGATCATTGGGCTTCGGGACCGCGGCCACGTTCGCGTCGGACAAAAGGCCGATCTCGTCGTCTTCGACTACGAGACGATCTCGGGCCCCGCCACCATTCTCCGGCCCGACCTCCCTCCCACCGGCGTGGAGTACGTGCTGGTGAACGGGGAGTTCACGGTCGACGGAGGAGAGACCACCGGCGCGCTCCCCGGCCGGGTGCTGGATCGACGGGAGCGGTAG
- a CDS encoding DUF305 domain-containing protein, whose protein sequence is MVASRSLAAALLVFTVGCGSSGPRPAAPAAPAAPAAEAEPAEPAAPTKPAPPGAARPRPEATRPSQETIDRLEAIYAARTDSIRQRYHPADAAFMSGMIGHHAQALVMSALAPTNGASRPVQTMSARIINAQNDEITVMQRWLRDRDLPVVEFEIRDGHLMLSGDEHHHHMPGMLSDEQLEELRNARGTEFDRLFLTYMIQHHEGAVTMVHDLFETDGAAQGDFVFKLASDIQADQGSEIDRMQRMLDAMNLDRI, encoded by the coding sequence ATGGTCGCATCCCGTTCCCTCGCCGCCGCGCTTCTCGTCTTCACGGTCGGATGCGGCAGCTCCGGGCCTCGTCCTGCCGCACCCGCAGCTCCCGCCGCGCCGGCAGCCGAGGCCGAACCTGCCGAGCCTGCGGCTCCCACCAAGCCTGCCCCACCGGGCGCGGCTCGACCCCGACCCGAGGCGACCAGACCGTCGCAGGAGACCATAGACAGGCTCGAAGCGATCTACGCCGCCCGCACCGACAGCATTCGCCAGCGGTACCACCCGGCCGATGCCGCGTTCATGAGCGGGATGATCGGCCACCACGCGCAGGCGCTCGTAATGTCGGCCTTGGCGCCCACGAACGGCGCGAGCCGGCCCGTCCAGACCATGAGCGCCCGCATCATCAACGCCCAGAACGACGAAATCACGGTGATGCAGCGCTGGCTGCGCGATCGCGACCTCCCGGTGGTGGAGTTCGAGATACGCGACGGTCACCTCATGCTGAGCGGCGACGAGCACCATCACCACATGCCCGGCATGCTTTCGGACGAGCAACTCGAAGAGCTGCGCAACGCTCGCGGCACCGAATTCGACAGGCTCTTCCTCACGTACATGATTCAACACCACGAGGGGGCCGTCACCATGGTGCACGACCTCTTCGAGACCGACGGAGCCGCCCAGGGCGACTTCGTATTCAAGCTCGCCTCCGACATCCAGGCGGATCAGGGAAGTGAGATCGACCGCATGCAGCGCATGCTGGACGCCATGAACCTCGACCGAATTTAA